The window GAGGAGATAGGGGCGCGGATCGGCCATATTAACGCCCTTCCCGCCGGAGAGCGTCTCAGCCCGAGGGGATCGGAAAAAAAGGAAGCGCTGCCTGGAGGGAAAATCCTGTCTCCCCAGGAAGAGTTTTTCGCCTCCCTGGGACTCGACAAGATTGCCCTCGGCGAGGAGGACCTCCGGGAGATCGAAGAATACCGGGAGGCCATGAAGAATGCGGGGCTCGGCCCGGAGCAGATCGAGGAGGCCGTGAAGGGGTTCGAGCTGGCGAAGAAGATGAGTGCTCTGGGGCCTGCGGCCATGATGAAAGCCGGCAGGGGTGCCGCGAAGAAGCAGGATTCGAAGAAGGAAACCCGGGAAACGGGCGCTGTGGGCGACGCACCGCTGCCGCCGGCGGCGGAAGGATACAACGCCGGGGACGAAGGGGAAAAAGCCCGGTGGGCCCTCGGTCTGGCGGATTCCATGGCCGTGGCCTCCTTCTACGACATCGCCGACGCGGGCATGGTGAGGGCGGCAGGGCTTGCCGTCTCCGCCTACCCCCACCCCCTGCTCCTGAACAACTTCGCCGGGATGATTCGGGAGGTTTCACCCGATGACGCCCTCTTCTTCTACTTTTCCGCCCTCTCCCTGGAACCCCGGAACCCTGTCATATTGACCAACATCGCCATGTCCTTCCTTGACCGGAACGACTTCGGTGCGGCCCGGAACTACGCAACCCAGGCCCTCTCCGAAAATCCAGAGTTTGGCCCCGCCTTCCAGGTACTCACTTTCTGCCATCTTCGGGACGGCAGCAGCGTCCTTGCCGCCGAGACGCTCATGAAGTCGGCGAGGGACTGTTTCGACGACCTGTCCGTGCGCCTCTTCGACGATTACCTGGAGGAAGTGGGCAACCTTGATGTGACCCAGGGGGAGAAATACCCCCTGCCGGAAGAGCATCTGGAGATCCTGTACCAGATCGCGAAGAAGTACGGCGACCCTGAGCGGGAGAACGGCGCCGACACGCCGGGAGCCCAGATCCGGATCAACCCCTTCCCTGTCTTCGGGAGCGCCGACCACTACCTGAATTCCATGGATTTTCTCTTGGGGGATGCGGAAAGGAGAGCGGCGAAACTCGCGAAGATCTCCGCTGAGCTGGGCCGGCTCGAAAAGGCCGTCTTCGGCAAGCGGGGAAGCCGGGGAGCCCTGCCGGTGATGAAGAACATGCGCCAGTACTACGCATACCTGGTTCTGGAATCGTACTACCACTTCAAAATGAGGGAGCTCAACTGGAAGCTCCAGGAGGAGGACCCCACGGACGACCTTCTGAAAGACTATGTGGATGCCTACATGACCCAGTGCATTTCTTTCAGAAAACAGGAGCACGATTTTCACGAAGCCTTTCTGAAGCAGACCAAGGGAAGCCCGAAGGAGGAGGCGGAATGGTACCGGAAGGGAATCCGCTTCTACTCGGCATGCCTCGACCACCAGAAGATGCTGCTGGACATCACCCGCCGGTATACCCTGGAGTACCTGAAAATCCCCAAGAGCAAGTATGACGAACGGAAAACTATCGTAGAGGAGTTCTGGCTGAAGGCGGGCGGCCTGCTGAAATACATGACGGACGGGAATGTATATGACCTCGCGGACAAGAGGCGGGAAATGTTTGCCGTGGACTGGATGGACATCTGGCCCACAGCGGGGTACCCTGTCCCCAACGCGGGAGATTCCGTTTTCGTCAGGGCTGTGGACGAAGCTCCCCTGGGCATGTCCTCGCCTTTCCTGTGCTCTATCTCCCCACCGGCCCTCCAGGGAGCCCTGGAGAGGATGCAGCGGTACCAGGAAGAACTGGCGAAACTGAGCAAAGGTCTCAACAGGCTGAACCCGCCCCCGAAGGTCCTGCCGAAATACGCCTTCGACGTCGACCCGGTGGAGATCGAACGAACGGCCCTCCCCATGTTCAAGGAAGCGGGGGATTTGCCCCTTATCGGTTTCGAGGGGACACTCCCCTTCTCGGACAAGCACACGGCCTACACCGACGGGTCGAAGAGCACCTGGATCATCACGGGTGAAGGAGGCGCGAGGGGGTCGGTCTACGACGACAGTTCCGGGACCATGACCACCTTCAGTGCCGCGTCGAAGCCTGGCGGGTCGACGTCGGTCTTCGACGTGGGGGCGAAGCTGACGGACGTGAAGGATCTGGGGGACCGGCTGGACAAGGCCACTGAGTTTGTCCGGGAAAAGGTGTTCAGGCAGAAGGGAGGAAAGGAGAGCGAAGGGTCCGGTCCCTTCGGGGGGCCCTTTCAGGCTGCGGACATGCTGAAGAAGGGGCAGGAGACCATCGGTTTCCTCCAGGCGGCGGGAAACGTCAAGGGTGCCGGTTCGAGGATGTATGGTGAATACGTCACCCGGGACAGGGATCATAGGGTGATCGACCACGGCCTGGTCTACATCCGCCAGGTGGGTGGGGCTCTGCCCATTGAAAACTCCCCGGAGCTGGGGAGGGAGGTTATGGTGATGAAGTCCCGTATCACGGGGGTCTCCACGAAGCAGGAGTTCACCCAGTACAAGTTCAAATTCGCCACGGTCAGGACACGGTAAGCTGCGGGGAAGAAGAGTTTAAAGGGTGAGTTTTCTAGGGTGATTTACATTGTTCTGATTTTTCCATATACTCAAAACTGAGCATTTGCGGGGGAGAGTCCATCTGCGCTCCCGGCACCCGGGGGCCTGCCTGAGGGAAAGAGAGGTGACCGGGATGACCATGCCGGGAATCCGGAGGATATTTGCCCTTGCTGTTGCGGTTTTTCTGATGTCGCAGTGTGCTCCTCTTCAGTCGGAGGGGGCTGTGCGGTGTGTGACCCAGAACGGCGCCGGAACGAAGCACGGAGGCGATTGGGACAACGCCATGGGAGAGAGCGAGTTCGTCCAGACTTTGGCGCTCCCTCATCCTGCCCTGACTGAATACTGGATCGCCAAGGGGACGTACCGGCCCACCGCGGATCCGAACAACAGGGATGCCACGTTCATCCTGAAGAACGGGGTGGCCCTGTACGGCGGCTTCGCAGGAAACGAGAACCTGAGGAAGGAGCGGGACTGGAACGCCAACCCCACCATTCTTTCCGGGGAGATCCAGGCTGGCATCAACAGCTATCACGTGGTGTTCGCCGAGATGGGCACGGACGGGACGGCCGTCATGGACGGCTTTGTGATTACGGGAGGCAACGCCGACGGAGGAGCCCTCCAGGATACCCACGGAGGCGGGATGATCAATTTCGGCGACCCCAGGATCGCCAACTGCACCTTCCTGGGGAACCGGGCCCGGCTGGGGGGAGGGCTGTTCAACCAGGGCAGCGCTTCCGTTGTGACGGGATGCACCTTTCTTCAGAACACGGCCACGGAAGACGGCGGCGGCATGTACAACACCGCCGGAAATCTTTCCATAGCAGGATGTACCTTTTTCGGCAACGTGGCCTATTCCCTGGGCGGAGGAATGAAGAACCGGGGGAGCAATCCCGTAGTGGAGTCCTCCACGTTCAGGCAGAACATGGCCCACTTCGGGGGCGGCGGCATGAGCAACGAGGAGTGCGGCGCCGTGACGGTGAACTGCACATTCTACAACAACCGGGCGGGAGTGATCGGCGGGGGAATGCACTCCCGGGACGGTTCTCCCCGGCTGACAAACTGCACCTTCTACAAAAACACGTCGGACCTCGTCGGCGGGGACCTCGGCAACCTCGGGACGAGCAGCCCCAAAATAAAGAACACCATCTTCTGGGGCGCCTCCATCGGGGTCATCCACAATCACCCCACGGCATCGCCCGTGCTCTCTTTCTGCGTCGTGCAGGGAGGGTATGCCGGAGGAACCTCCATCATAACGGCGGACCCGAAGCTTGCCGACCTTGCCGACAACGGGGGCCGGACCTTCACCTGCGCCCTTCTCGCCGGCAGTTCGGCCATAGACGCAGGCACCTCCGATGGCGCTCCAGCCCAGGACCAGCGGGGAACGGCCCGCCCCCAGGGGTCGGGAGTCGACATCGGGGCCTACGAATCCTCCTTTTCGGCCCCCCCGGCACCTCTTTCGTCCTCGGGGGGCGGATGCTCGGCTGCCGGGGGCTCCATGCCGCTCGGCCTTCTGCTGTTGCTGCCGCTCCTGCTTCTGAGACGTCCATAGGCTGAAAGGGAAGATGACGGTTTCTCATGAAAATTGAGAGGAAGGTGCGGGCACCTTCCTCTTTTATATGCAGTATTTTCTCTGTCTGGTTGCGTTGTTCTGCTCTCCTTCGGTTACGGCTCTGTAGAAGTCCCCAGGAAGGGTGCCGGATCCACCGTTTTTCCCTTCCGGAGAAGGTGGAACGTCAGCCCCGGCCCGGTTCCCTCTCCCACCAGCCCGATCTTCGTCTCCGCTGTCACGGACTGCCCCGGTTTCACGTAGGAGACCCCCAGGCCGCCGCAGAAAGTGGCAAAGTCGCCGCCGTGGCGGATGAAAACGGCGTTTCCGTACTCCTTCATCCAGCCGCTGTGGAGGACTGTCCCCGGGGCCGGGGCATAGACCGGTGTTCCTGCCGGTGCCGGTTCGA of the Aminivibrio pyruvatiphilus genome contains:
- a CDS encoding tetratricopeptide repeat protein — protein: MGRAAKGVAAVLILAGILWGEPVCPASADGGGMSLREEIGARIGHINALPAGERLSPRGSEKKEALPGGKILSPQEEFFASLGLDKIALGEEDLREIEEYREAMKNAGLGPEQIEEAVKGFELAKKMSALGPAAMMKAGRGAAKKQDSKKETRETGAVGDAPLPPAAEGYNAGDEGEKARWALGLADSMAVASFYDIADAGMVRAAGLAVSAYPHPLLLNNFAGMIREVSPDDALFFYFSALSLEPRNPVILTNIAMSFLDRNDFGAARNYATQALSENPEFGPAFQVLTFCHLRDGSSVLAAETLMKSARDCFDDLSVRLFDDYLEEVGNLDVTQGEKYPLPEEHLEILYQIAKKYGDPERENGADTPGAQIRINPFPVFGSADHYLNSMDFLLGDAERRAAKLAKISAELGRLEKAVFGKRGSRGALPVMKNMRQYYAYLVLESYYHFKMRELNWKLQEEDPTDDLLKDYVDAYMTQCISFRKQEHDFHEAFLKQTKGSPKEEAEWYRKGIRFYSACLDHQKMLLDITRRYTLEYLKIPKSKYDERKTIVEEFWLKAGGLLKYMTDGNVYDLADKRREMFAVDWMDIWPTAGYPVPNAGDSVFVRAVDEAPLGMSSPFLCSISPPALQGALERMQRYQEELAKLSKGLNRLNPPPKVLPKYAFDVDPVEIERTALPMFKEAGDLPLIGFEGTLPFSDKHTAYTDGSKSTWIITGEGGARGSVYDDSSGTMTTFSAASKPGGSTSVFDVGAKLTDVKDLGDRLDKATEFVREKVFRQKGGKESEGSGPFGGPFQAADMLKKGQETIGFLQAAGNVKGAGSRMYGEYVTRDRDHRVIDHGLVYIRQVGGALPIENSPELGREVMVMKSRITGVSTKQEFTQYKFKFATVRTR
- a CDS encoding choice-of-anchor Q domain-containing protein, producing MTQNGAGTKHGGDWDNAMGESEFVQTLALPHPALTEYWIAKGTYRPTADPNNRDATFILKNGVALYGGFAGNENLRKERDWNANPTILSGEIQAGINSYHVVFAEMGTDGTAVMDGFVITGGNADGGALQDTHGGGMINFGDPRIANCTFLGNRARLGGGLFNQGSASVVTGCTFLQNTATEDGGGMYNTAGNLSIAGCTFFGNVAYSLGGGMKNRGSNPVVESSTFRQNMAHFGGGGMSNEECGAVTVNCTFYNNRAGVIGGGMHSRDGSPRLTNCTFYKNTSDLVGGDLGNLGTSSPKIKNTIFWGASIGVIHNHPTASPVLSFCVVQGGYAGGTSIITADPKLADLADNGGRTFTCALLAGSSAIDAGTSDGAPAQDQRGTARPQGSGVDIGAYESSFSAPPAPLSSSGGGCSAAGGSMPLGLLLLLPLLLLRRP